The sequence TCAAAATCACTCAATATGTTTAACAAAATATCTTCTGGACTGTTTCCTTCGGCTAAAAGTTGAGTCATAGGAAGTAAATTAGAAAGTCTTTTTTCTAATACTTCTATAACATTCTCCGGACAATTTGGCATAACTTGAATAATAAACCCCCCTGAAGACTGGATTGCTTGATCTTTACCTACTAATACTCCTAATGCTACTGCGGATGGTACTTGCTCCGATACAGCAAAATAATGCGCTAAATCCTCTGCTATTTCTCCATTTACTAATGAAACTCTTCCAATATAGGGTTCTTTTAAACCAAGATCCATAATTACTGTTAAAGTCCCTTCCCCTATTGCTTTTCCTACAGCCAATTTTCCATTTTCATTCAAGGGGAGATCTACATTAGGATTTCCAATATATCCTTTGACTTCTCCTTTTCCATTTCCTGTTGCTAATAAATTTAAAATAGGACCTTCTCCTTTTAATTGTAGTGTTAATTTATCTTCTACATTTTTAAGCATTTGGCCCATCATAGCTGTAGCTGTTAAAACTCTTCCCAATGCTGCTGAAGTAAGAGGAGTTAGATGATGTATTTTTCTTGCTTTTTCTACAGTATTTTGCGTTGTAGCAGCAAAAATACGTAAAGGTATATTCTTTGTAGAAGCTCTTATTACATAATCTTTCATAGCAACTCTCCTTTATCATAAATTTTCTTTATTATAATATTAATATTATATAGAACTAAAAAAACCCTATGCAAAGTGCATAGGGGATGTTGCTACTTCAATGTATGATAAATTAGAATACTTATTACATTCTACTTACATTTGTAGCTTGAGGTCCTTTTTCACCTTCAACAACTTCGAATTGAACCTCTTGTCCTTCTTCTAAAGTCTTAAATCCATCCATGTTTATTGCAGAAAAATGAACAAATACGTCACTTCCATCTTCTCTAGAAATAAAACCAAAACCCTTTTCTGCATTAAACCATTTTACTGTACCTTTTTCCATTTAAACATTCCTCCAAACTTAAAACTTAGATAGCAGTCCACTACCTACACCTCAAAAAGTTTAAGTAGCTTCTTTACTTCATATTTAGTTTATCATTAAAAAATAACACTGTCAAATATTTTTAATGTTATTTTTAATATTATTTTTTACAATATAACCTTTTATTATTCTTAAAAAACACTATTATTATTTTTGTGCTACATATTGAATTCTTTCACTAGTACTCACTGGTTTATCTAAAGAAAAAGCATGATAATAATCTATATTTTGAAAACCAACCTCTTGTAAAATTCTAA comes from Garciella nitratireducens DSM 15102 and encodes:
- the hslO gene encoding Hsp33 family molecular chaperone HslO, with product MKDYVIRASTKNIPLRIFAATTQNTVEKARKIHHLTPLTSAALGRVLTATAMMGQMLKNVEDKLTLQLKGEGPILNLLATGNGKGEVKGYIGNPNVDLPLNENGKLAVGKAIGEGTLTVIMDLGLKEPYIGRVSLVNGEIAEDLAHYFAVSEQVPSAVALGVLVGKDQAIQSSGGFIIQVMPNCPENVIEVLEKRLSNLLPMTQLLAEGNSPEDILLNILSDFEVEFLEKKEVAYVCNCSKERLGKALITLGKEELTDIIDQDGQAELQCHFCNKKYYFSKQELKKLLEDAKQ
- a CDS encoding cold-shock protein, which encodes MEKGTVKWFNAEKGFGFISREDGSDVFVHFSAINMDGFKTLEEGQEVQFEVVEGEKGPQATNVSRM